In Bacteroidales bacterium, a single window of DNA contains:
- the hydG gene encoding [FeFe] hydrogenase H-cluster radical SAM maturase HydG — MKFSPEKYRIPDEPMKPFIEPDEIWEYINSARPTREKVAEIIKKSLAKNRLNLEEVAILIAANDPESIAAIKDGARTIKKTIYGNRIVLFAPLYIGNHCTNNCSYCGFRTANTKQQRTTLTDEEIVKEVEALEDNGQKRLILVYGEHPKYDAEYIAHTVRLVYGVKKGNGEIRRVNINAAPLEIEGYITVKEAGIGTYQVFQETYHPEAYKWYHLGGKKTNYEYRLTGLDRAQEAGIDDVGIGALFGLYDWRFEVMSLVRHTNHLEACYNVGPHTISFPRIKDASSMKVKSEYMVSDEDLARIIAILRLAVPYTGLILTARESAAVRDEVLEFGVSQIDGGTKLELGSYQESKNEKQNLNREQFAINDNRSLNEIIDELIEKDNIPSFCTACYRLNRTGEHFMEFSVPGFIKRFCTPNALMTLAEYLEDYAPKETYKKGWQLIEKTLTNELKEQKNLAEITDRLEQIKAGKRDLYF; from the coding sequence ATGAAATTCTCACCAGAAAAATACAGAATTCCCGACGAACCAATGAAACCATTTATTGAACCAGACGAAATATGGGAATATATTAATTCAGCCCGCCCTACACGCGAGAAAGTTGCCGAAATAATTAAAAAATCATTGGCAAAAAACCGCTTAAATCTCGAAGAGGTGGCTATACTAATTGCAGCCAATGACCCTGAATCAATAGCAGCAATAAAAGATGGAGCGCGTACCATCAAAAAAACTATTTACGGCAATAGAATTGTACTTTTCGCACCTTTATATATTGGAAATCACTGTACTAACAACTGCTCTTACTGCGGATTTAGAACTGCCAACACCAAACAACAACGCACGACTCTCACTGACGAGGAAATTGTTAAAGAGGTTGAAGCTCTTGAAGATAACGGTCAAAAACGATTAATTTTAGTCTATGGCGAACATCCCAAATATGATGCCGAATATATAGCACATACGGTACGGTTGGTTTATGGCGTTAAAAAAGGCAACGGCGAAATACGCAGAGTAAATATTAACGCAGCACCCTTAGAAATAGAGGGTTACATAACTGTAAAAGAGGCTGGTATAGGAACATATCAGGTTTTTCAAGAGACATACCATCCCGAAGCGTACAAATGGTACCACTTAGGAGGCAAAAAAACAAACTATGAATATCGTCTTACAGGATTAGACAGAGCTCAAGAGGCTGGTATTGATGATGTTGGAATAGGCGCACTCTTTGGTTTATACGATTGGCGTTTCGAGGTCATGAGCTTAGTTCGGCACACAAACCACCTTGAAGCATGCTATAACGTTGGACCACACACTATTTCGTTTCCACGAATTAAAGATGCAAGTTCAATGAAAGTAAAATCTGAATATATGGTTTCTGACGAGGATTTAGCACGAATAATCGCTATACTTCGTCTTGCTGTTCCTTATACAGGCTTGATTTTAACCGCCAGAGAGAGTGCTGCTGTACGTGACGAGGTTCTTGAATTTGGAGTATCACAAATCGATGGAGGAACGAAATTGGAGTTAGGAAGCTACCAAGAAAGCAAAAACGAAAAACAAAACCTAAATCGCGAACAGTTTGCCATTAACGACAATCGTTCGCTAAATGAAATTATTGACGAGCTTATCGAAAAGGATAATATCCCATCGTTCTGCACAGCATGTTATCGGTTAAACCGCACAGGAGAGCACTTTATGGAGTTTTCTGTTCCAGGTTTTATAAAACGTTTTTGCACTCCAAACGCCCTTATGACTCTTGCTGAATATTTAGAAGACTACGCACCAAAAGAGACTTACAAAAAGGGCTGGCAACTGATTGAAAAAACATTGACAAATGAACTTAAAGAGCAAAAAAACCTGGCTGAAATTACCGACAGATTAGAACAAATCAAAGCCGGCAAACGCGATTTGTATTTTTAA
- a CDS encoding CopG family transcriptional regulator — MEKRIGAAIILIKDKSSTTQLNEIISRHSNIIIGRQGVPLPNKGISVITLIFEGSTDDIGSLTGQIGRLQGLQIKSATLKSLETETKTQT, encoded by the coding sequence ATGGAAAAGAGAATAGGCGCTGCCATTATCCTTATTAAGGATAAATCATCCACCACTCAACTAAACGAAATTATCTCACGACACTCCAATATCATTATTGGAAGACAAGGAGTTCCTTTGCCAAACAAGGGAATCAGCGTAATAACACTTATTTTTGAGGGGAGCACAGACGATATCGGATCACTTACCGGTCAAATCGGGCGTTTGCAAGGCTTACAAATCAAATCAGCCACACTGAAATCGCTTGAAACAGAGACTAAAACACAAACTTAA
- a CDS encoding S8 family serine peptidase, protein MYRTIFLFIAFSLFYKGFSQNTDSYLVIYFDSKNNTPYSLENPAEFLTERAIDRRTRFSIPIDSTDLPVNQNYIDSLFKLNIAEELLYTSRWLNCALVRPKARYEKHISQIWIKNYSLVTIKRKRRNSYSSSFYEGNVSTRNDNLTEKQLDEIGVSKLHSMGLTGKGVLIAVLDAGYRSVNTLPIFDSLRDREQIIATRDFAAKSSTIYSHHNHGTAVLALLAGVIPDSYRGSAPEANYILIRTENAAYESRLEEFNWLAGAEYADSLGADILNSSLGYNLFDNQADNYTINDLTGNVAICSKAAGIAASKGMVVVSSAGNDGETQWRYLNFPADNPHIFTIGATDSDGVRWSGSSIGMPFHAYKPDFMSRGADVWVPSTISEGFYKSTGTSYSAPIFAGGVACLLQYYSDKSPLQIKQALKETAKNSDSPNNYIGYGFPDFYNAFYKLQNISPPENNTITINKLFYDKTSNTLNIDIVNTKDRTVYIDVFDSLGRTLQSIVKDTTPGFPLSLVISIPQLNMPQVVVVTVRGQTSTGITQKIMLY, encoded by the coding sequence ATGTACAGAACAATATTTTTGTTTATAGCATTTTCTCTTTTTTACAAAGGTTTTTCACAAAACACTGATTCTTATTTAGTTATATATTTTGACTCAAAAAACAACACCCCATACAGCTTAGAAAATCCTGCCGAATTTCTTACTGAACGTGCTATCGACCGCCGCACTCGTTTTTCAATTCCAATCGACAGCACCGATTTACCTGTAAATCAGAACTATATCGACTCACTTTTCAAACTTAATATTGCCGAGGAACTACTATATACTTCACGTTGGCTTAACTGCGCCCTAGTAAGACCAAAAGCAAGATACGAGAAACATATTTCTCAAATTTGGATTAAAAATTACTCTTTAGTAACAATCAAACGTAAAAGGAGAAACAGCTATTCATCAAGCTTTTACGAAGGTAACGTTTCCACACGCAACGACAACCTGACAGAAAAACAGCTCGATGAGATTGGTGTTTCAAAGCTCCATAGCATGGGACTAACAGGCAAAGGCGTTTTAATTGCAGTTTTAGATGCAGGTTATCGTAGCGTAAATACCCTACCAATCTTCGATTCGCTCAGAGACAGAGAACAGATAATAGCTACTCGCGATTTTGCAGCGAAAAGCAGTACCATTTATAGCCACCACAATCACGGAACAGCTGTACTGGCTTTGCTTGCGGGAGTAATTCCCGACAGTTATAGAGGCTCGGCTCCAGAGGCTAATTATATATTAATTCGCACGGAAAATGCGGCGTATGAATCTCGTTTAGAGGAGTTTAACTGGCTTGCAGGTGCCGAATATGCCGACAGCTTAGGAGCCGATATATTAAACTCATCATTAGGATACAATCTTTTTGACAATCAAGCTGATAACTACACTATTAACGACCTTACAGGCAATGTCGCTATATGTTCAAAAGCCGCAGGAATTGCAGCAAGCAAAGGAATGGTAGTTGTTTCAAGTGCCGGAAATGATGGAGAAACCCAATGGCGATACTTAAACTTTCCCGCAGATAACCCCCATATTTTCACAATCGGAGCAACCGACTCAGATGGAGTTCGTTGGTCTGGGAGCTCAATTGGAATGCCGTTCCACGCCTACAAACCCGACTTTATGTCACGTGGAGCTGATGTTTGGGTACCGTCAACCATATCAGAAGGATTTTACAAAAGCACAGGAACATCATACTCTGCTCCTATTTTTGCAGGCGGTGTTGCTTGTCTACTACAATATTACAGCGATAAGTCGCCTCTACAAATCAAGCAAGCACTAAAAGAGACCGCAAAAAACTCTGATTCTCCCAACAACTATATAGGTTATGGATTTCCCGATTTTTACAATGCTTTTTACAAACTCCAAAACATATCTCCTCCCGAAAACAACACAATTACAATAAACAAGCTGTTTTACGACAAAACGTCAAATACGCTAAATATTGATATTGTAAATACTAAGGACAGAACAGTTTATATTGATGTTTTCGATTCTCTGGGGCGTACCCTACAGAGCATTGTTAAAGATACAACACCCGGTTTTCCTCTTTCTCTTGTTATTTCTATTCCACAACTAAATATGCCACAAGTTGTTGTGGTAACAGTTCGTGGCCAGACAAGCACAGGCATTACACAAAAAATAATGCTTTACTAA